The genomic segment TTTCTCAATACCCTGACAtatgttgctgtgaatgccaaACACtaagtcttctttttcttttgtagtctTAACCACCACAAAATATGCACACACTTAGGATTCTCTTAAAGCTTGGAATAGCTACTTTTTCTAATTATATTGCCAGTACTTCATATCTCTTTCTCCTATTTACCTTAAATATATCAAGTCTCGCAACCTCAGCATTAAggattttgggccagataattctttgtggggtgggggcaggggcaggggcaggggcagggcaatGTGGGGGGTGGGGTTGTCCTGTGCAAACATGATGCTTAGCAGCATCCCCAGCCTCTACCTACTAGATGGCCAGTAACATCCCAGCTGCCCACCAATGGTATGACCAAAAATGTCCCCAAACATTGCCAAATTTCTCCCAAAGAGAATCACTAATCTCATATACCAAAGCCTATTCTCAAGCACTTTTGGAATTATAACCTTAACACAATAGTCTTagtgcttattttctttcttgaccAATAAGGCTGGCCAAATGGAAAGCTTCAGCTTTTTACACATAATTTCCTAAAGTTGAATTTTTTTGGCCTTACTCAGGTAGAGGCAGATCCTGACATACTATACTAGCATATGAAAATAGGTCTGTACATTTTTGAGCACCCAAAGTGGTAAGACACATTCTTGAAAACAGCTTAAAAATTTCTGTAGATAACACCACAAATAATCCACACAATacttcaacaagcatttattaaacGCCTACTATGTGCTCAGCACTATACTAGGCACTTGGGGGTGCAGAGATACAAATGTAAAAGTTATTATTCCTGCCCCCAAGGAGCTTACaatttaattttggaaataaatacaaatatgaaaCTATAACACAGAGTGctagaaaataattacaaagcaACATATAAGTACATGGACCACAGTATAAACTCAAAAGATAAGTGCTGAGGCAGCACAGAATGAGGGAGGTCACCACATAAGGTGATGTCAATCAGGGAGAGCTAACTCAGAAGATATAAAGATAAGCTTTGAAGGGAGTGATGAACATGAGCTGGGACCAAAGAGtaatctaagcaaaaagaatagcATGAGAAAGGCACAGAGGCAAGAGCTTGTAAGACATCAGTAGAAGGCTGTAGGAAGTTTGAATCTGTTGAATCAAGGTGAATATGCTAGAGTAATGAAGGCTGATGAATATTAAGCATAGAGGTAATGGAGAATTTGGAACACCACTGCTCCACAGGAATTATCTACTGGGTGTTACTtagtgaaaatgaaattttacaatAGAGATATTGTAAAAAACAGGTGTTTGAGGAGGATTGCCTTGGAAAAATTATCTACTGGGTGTTACttagtgaaaatgaaaattttacaaTACAGATATTGTAAAAATGGAGTTTGAAGAGGACCACCTTGGAAACTTTATACAAGATGGGGATCCTGGGAGCaaggaaattggaaaaaaaagaattacagtaACCTGGGCCTCAGATCTACAAGAAAGGCTATAATGGGATGTGAGAAATGGGAGATCAAGCCTCAAGGAGAAAACTGATTAAAAACTAGACTGACAGCAAGTTTTTGGACATGGAGAATGGAGAGCAGAAAAAGATAACTCCAAGGCTGGGGTAAAAATATGAAAGGTGGTGACACTTTTCAGGGCAAAGGAATTAGGCAATGAGgcctgtttaaaaagaaaacaggagttgGCGATATATGGTGATGAATCCTGTTTTCAAATATCAAGTTGTACAGGTACCTGTGGAAAATTCCAAAAGTCACAAACTGACCCACAGGGTGGGAAAAATGAAGTCATTCGAATACAAATAGTAGGTATAAACAATCAAAATGGATAAAGAGGAGTACagaaaataaagtgaataaaagATAGACAGGGAGATTATTCTCAGCGGAGAAGAGAAGGGGGAGTGGGTGGAAAGATcagtcaaaaaaagaaagccagataTTAGAGAAAAAGGTTCCCACAAGCCAAAGGAGGGAGAAttcaacaatataaaatataaattagatcaaaaaggacatttaaaaaaaaaaaaaaaaaggccttacTATTTGTCCACTGGTGAGTCTACGAACATTTCACTGCAATGCTAAGTATGAAAGCCAGCAAGAAGAAGTTTTAAGAACAGATTAAAGAAAAAGGGGGGGTTGAAAAGCGGAAGACATGTTTGAAAAACCATGAACAACAGAGTAGAAATAGAATGGTAGTTAGAAATGGGCAATGAGGTTGAAAGCATTTCACGTTTTATGCTGCAGATGAACTTACTATTGTTATCCTAACTGACCATCTGCCTGGCCTGGTACATGGATATTTCATTTCCCTCCACAATTCTACTTTCCCTTTGGcagtttagagaaaaattatatttgaatttattattGCTTTATCCTCCCAGTTACTCtgttaaatatgttttgtttGCACAATTTAGTTTTATGGTACTACAAAGCATCAGCACTTAAAAATGATATAACTATAACCCCAAAGGGCATTTTCAACCAATTTACCAGTAATTCTAATGTATTTGCACTCTACTGCATATTCTCTTCCCCAGTACCTCTCATGACAAGggctacatatttttaaacagctGACTAGATTACCATGTACATTATACACAGCATAGCACAGTAGTCAGAAGCACAGGCTCTAGTCTAGAATCAAACTGTGTGGGTCAGAATCAGTTTTATCACATACTGGCTGTGTGATATTGGTCAACTCACTCAACTCTCtaagcctccgtttcctcatctataaaatgggggatAAAATAAtacctactgatatggtttggctgtgtccccattcaaatctcatcttgcattgtagctcccacaattcccatgtgtcgtgggTGGGACcaagtgggagataattgaatcatgggggcagaactttcctgtgctgttcttgtgatagtaagtctcatgagatcacACTGTTTTATAatgaggagttcccctgcacaagttctctctttgcctgctgccatctatgtATAAGACatgatttgctcctccttgccttccaccatgagtgtgaggcatccccagccatgcaactgtgagtccattaaacctctttcctttataaattacccagtctcaggtatgtctctttattagcagcatgagaacagactaatacacttatTATGAGCCTGAGAAAGGCATAACAGGGTtgggcacacagtaagtgctcaataaatgtcggTTATTATTATCTGGAGACTCAGAACCAACAGTAAAGTTAACTGCTCTGTTTGGGAATCAACCACCATATTCTAGCACTGCACCTTGCTCCACGGAGAAAATCTTTGAAACCTAACATGCCTCTCCCAGGGCTATGTTGGATGGCATTAGAGTTATGAAAGAACCACCTTATCATGTCAGTTCCTAAAATGAGAAGCTTAGGATGGGAGGAAAAAGTAGTGATGAATAGTTCATTTCAGGTAACATAAAGATAGAATCTATAGGATAAAGGAGCTTAATGAATGCCATTCACAGTTAAGAGCTCAAAATAACACACAGCCTGGTCAATAATATTCTATGCTAAGAGTGTGAACTTGAgacaaagaatgatttataatgaTGTCCTCAAAGAATCCACAGCCTTTTTCTATTGTCTTATACCGTTTGGCTAATTCTATATATGTGCTGTATCAGCTTTGATAATTCTTTTAAGACACAGTCTTTTCTCACACCGAATATAGCACTAATTTTTCTAGTCATTATTTTCTCCGAATTTATGCCAGATGCTTAGTGATTCTGAGATTTAAGTAATCTGGCTACACATTACTCTGAATACTGACACATAAAGAGACTTTAGCTAGTACATATGTACACATTTCAATATGTTGCTCtggtctatggccataccaccctgaatgcacCCAATCTTGTTACTATGTTGCTTTGCTAAAAGGGCTTTTTATTGGAATAGAAGAGAAGCGTTCTTCTAAAGTATacggcaggtgtgtgtgtgtatacatacacatgtgtacacacacatgtattttcCCTCTGACAATGCACCTATCATATGTAATACCTGCATACAAGGTAGTACTGGCCCcaggaagaatcagtatcttACAGAGGGTAAGGCACAACTGAAACAGAGAGCGAAGATCTAGATATGACCAGATTTAGTTGTTTCTGgtttcttaaaatttcaaatacaaagaaattaggaATGGTAACTTataaatcaaaaaaagaaacaagagaagggAGAATAAAATAAAGGATAATGAAAAGGACTGTTGGAAACCAATTTGACAAGTGATGGGTGCCTTCATTCACCAATAGCTCAATGAAATTGATGTAGATAATTCTGATGTTGTTAGTAGTCAAAGTGGGCCAtagggaggcagagaaggaatGTTATAGGGAAAGAATTTATGATCCAAAAGGTGGTCCTCTATGAGATAAGATTTTGATTGCTATTTTTGACCCATCaatcataaaataatatgatTAAGTGTTATTTCTTTTCAAGATAGTCACAGGGTGAAATTATGAAGCTTTCATcagaacctattttttttttctgaataggcTTAATGTAATCAATTTTAAGTTTGAAGGTTAATTTTGGAAAGCCCAAAATTAACTCCAACTCTGGTAAATAAGTGGCTACTCAAATGGTAAAACTAAAGTGTAAGAGTAATAGAGGGTTTTCTCATATGGGTTATTAAATGGGAATTCTAAGAATGttccaaatatttggaagaatACAGTAGTACTATTGGAATAACAGTACTTGGGAATAACAAGTGACAACCCACATTGGATGCGTAAGTTCTGGCATGTTACTTTAAACCAGTCTCATTACTTTATATAGTATTCCTTGGTATAATGAAAGCCTCAAAGATGAAATATAGTGCCTGGTGATACCGAGTTTAATAGTACATCTCTGTTGGTAGATTACAGACATGGATTACAGATCAAGTGCACCAGagttcaaaagaatgaaaaactgtGAGGTAAGATATTAGATTACCACTGTGGATATTAAAGTCATATAAACTAATGGCAAGAAACAGATGGAGAATAACGAGTGAGGTGCTAAGGCCATCTAAAGAGGTGGGTGCAAGGTAGTGATAGGAGTGACAGACCATCTAGTCAGGGAATTTGCACAGGCTGATAAGAACCTGAGAAAGCAGTACTGTAATGGGCCAAAAAGGATGAGTATACATTCTTTGTAAGGTTTTTATCTTCCTAAAGCATCTTTGTCTCCTTCTCCTACCTGATGCCATAACTAGCATAGTGCAAACTATTTGTACCACAGTGTACAGTGGGGAGGTAGAAGGAGAGTCAGAAGTCAGCAAAATGTATAACTATCCAAGATCAAGAGCAGCTGGGCTGAGTCTCCACTCACCTCTTTCTCTGTATTACTCCCATAACCATCACTATATGTGTCCACTTCCTTTGCTGATACAGGTACTGGGACTGGGGGTGGTGAAGGATATATATAGATGCTTAATGACTCAATGGAGTCAGTGAAGGTGATACATGAAGAAAAATGCTGGAGTGCTGTTAAAAATATAGCATTCTGAGTTTGTATGGGAATACAAATTTCCACTGACTAGAAGgaatattagaataaaaaaatgCACACTTAAGCATAAATACATTAAGTGTCTATAAAATTTTCCTAGAAAGCTACATACAAATATAAGTTTCACACAGAAGCTACTTGTGACTCTAAAGCAGCTTCTTAGATCAGATTAGGAATACAAGGGCACCTTCAAGGGAATAAATGGGAGAGCGGGATCACAGGAGATAGGAAGAAGCAGAGGAACTAGGAGTAGCAGCCTCTCTCAAATCTATAGCTACTCACCTAAAAGACAAACTTAAGCGCCTCAAGCCACGACAAGCAACTTGCTctaatgctattttaaatttctaaaggATACATTTGTCAGGAGCTCCATCAGATACTTTCAAAGACAGTCAAGCTAATCAAACCCCAAGGCACTGGGCCCAAATTACTGAAGAGCTATCCTAATTTTGCCACCACTATAGATTCTGACACTAAAGTTGTGATGACCTTTCTGCCTTTTAGTACACTGAAAGACCTCTCACTGATGTGTGGTTTCTCTAATGCTGAATAATGCTCAAATTGTAACTGAAGTTGTTCCTAAACGCCTATGGATTCAGATTTTTCACCACTGTGGATTCTCTGATGTCGAATGAGACTCGACCTCTGaataaaggctttcccacactcaTTACATTGGTAGGGCTTCTCCCCTGTGTGAATTCTCAGGTGTTGAATGAGACCAGTGTTCCCATtgaaagctttcccacattctttacatttataGGGTCTTTCTCCAGTGTGGATTCTCTGATGTTCAATAAGGCCTGACTTCTGACTGAAGGCCCTCCCACACTCATtgcatttgtagggtttctcccCAGTGTGGCTCCTCTGATGACCAATAAGATGTGAGCTCCGCCTGAAGGTTTTCCCACACTCATCACACTCATAGGGCTTCTCCCCCGTGTGGATTCTCTGATGTCCAATGAGGTGTGAGCTATGACTGAAAGCTTTCCCACACTcattacattcatagggtctctCCCCACTGTGGATTCTCTGGTGCAGAATAAGGCCCGCACTCTGACTGAAAGCCTTCCCACACTGATTGCACTGATATGGCTTCTCCCCAGTGTGGATTCTCTGGTGCAGAATCAGGCCTGTGTTCTGACTGAAGGCTTTACCACACTCCTTACAGTGATAGCGTTTTACTTTGTTGTGGATATCCTGATGTGAAAGAAGGGCTGACCTGTAACTGAAGGCTTTACCACACACATTACACTGATAGGGTTTCTCCCCAGTGTGGATTCTCCAGTGGCGAACAAGGCCTGAGCTCTGAGCAAAGCTTTTCCCACATTCATCACATTTATGTCGTCTCTCTTGTGTGGGATTTCCCCGCTGCCTCTCTAATCTGCCCAGAAGGTCTCGGGCTTCTCCATGCTCAAGACCCCTGATAATATCCCCGTTGCATTTTGCAGCTGTCTCTCCATGTGGTTGGATTCCAGTAGATATTACCTGTTTTGATGCTAATTCCCTGTTCTCATTCCTGGTCTCACCACCtgaataaaaatgcaataaataaacATTAAGCCAATGTCACATCCTATTCTTTATGGTAGGAGAAAGGAACTGAAGATAGGGGAAAAGGAAAGTACACATGAACAGCTATAAGTAAACACAAAACTTCTGTCTCCAAAACAGCTTCTTAATAGTGACCTTGCTTAATATGAGCTAGTCAACTGGGAAAGAggtaccattaaaaaaaaaaaaggtaactggaAGGGGAACTAAAGTCAGGAAAGGATCAACTGAGGTAAGATGAAAGCTGGGGAGTGAGAGGaatatgaaactactaaaaaaacTAATGAGCAGGACAGAAATGGGAAAACACCCCAAACAGTCATCAAAAGGGAGGAGATACAATTAATTTATGTGAGAAAAATCTATGTAGGAATCCCATGACAACTTGGAGAAGAAATGTATGAACTCAGACAGCACCTGTGAGATGTCAATTTCCAACTGGCAAACACGCCAGTACCCTAGTACAAAATATAAGGAAGTTCTGGACAGGAGAACAGAAGTTTCATGTAAGATTTCAAGAAGTCTAAACATTATATCCCTCCGTTGGATCCTGAGCTTAAACTCAACTATGTCTTTCAGAAAGGCTGTAGCTACTATACacataaacaacaaacaaacaaaaaatctaaaatgacaataataaccaCAGTTCTCCTTACCCAGGGAGAACACGTTTCTGAAATTTTCTGGCCTGTTATCTCTACTCAGATCCTTCTGTGATGGATCAAGAAGCCACTCCTCTCGAATAAGGGACACGGCCATGTCTTCAATCTTCTCCAAAGtctgaaacaaaacaagataCCCATTTGGGGACTGTGATTCTTCCACAGCTCAAACCTAGAGCTTGGGAGATCCACCAGTATTGGGAGAAGATTACAACTTGGAAATGTACTATGTAAAGGGATATGAATagccaggaagaagaggaaaatgcaTGAGATCAATTGGGGGAAATTTAGGATCGATCTGCCCCTAGGCAAAAGAATTTTTGGGACAAGTTTTTGGGTAGGTACTGCTACAAACTAGACAGTCTAGATATAGGGCAGATGCCACAAACACTGACAAGCACAGCTATGGGGTTTCAGTGAGAAGGAGCACAACTCACCTGGAACCCTGCTGTGAGAAGTGTAGCTGTCATTTCCTGGTCTCCAGAACTTCCTTTCTGGGAAGGAGTAGGACTCTGGGAAGTAGACATGGCTGAGAGGAGAAAGGAGCTATGAATGAGACCAGTCCTGTCCTGTGGTTGTGGGAGTTGGCAGTCACCAATTCcaaattatttgtatttcagCAGATATACATGTATGCCAAAGATTTTGCACATGAAGTGCTGATATCTTGGATTCTGGGCCCATATCTATGGTTGCCCCACAAAACATATGCACCTCAATGTCCCTGAAGTCAGACTGAAGTTACATTCAAAAATAGAAAGTATACTGGTTTCCTAACAGGAATCACTTTTCAATTTCTTCTCTACCATCAAAACTACTTCTATCTTTGTGCTTGTACACAGTATTTCCTTAGGTCCTGTTCTCTTGGCAAACCAAGTATCAGAATCAATCAATCTCTATTAATTCATTATCTTTCTGAAATGTCTACTATGGCTTCCAGTATTTGCTTTCTATAGATATCAAACAACTTACTATTAAAATATAGATTACTGTATCTCAGGCAACAAGCTTTAGGACTTTAGACAAGAATTATTAAGAGTGTTTTAATGCCtctttagaaatattaaaaagtcatattTATAAACTAAATcgcataaatgaaaaaatatgaaatgcagGGGAAGATGAGATTGGAACATCTCATTCtgcaataaagtaaaaaaaatactcaaaaaacgATGGGAAAATGTCAAGAGGATACAAGAGCCAGACTGAAGGGGCCTTCTGTGGCCAAATCTGAAATGATTTAGCAAAATAAAGACagtggccgagcacagtggctcatgcctgtaatcccagcactttgggaggctgaagtgggcagatcgcttgaggctaggaattcaagaccagcctggccaatatagtgaaacctcgtctctac from the Macaca mulatta isolate MMU2019108-1 chromosome 4, T2T-MMU8v2.0, whole genome shotgun sequence genome contains:
- the ZKSCAN8 gene encoding zinc finger protein with KRAB and SCAN domains 8, producing MAEESRKPSAPSPPDQTPEEDLVIVKVEEDHGWDQESSLHENNPPGQELFRLRFRQLCYQETLGPREALIQLRALCHQWLRPDLNTKEQILELLVLEQFLTILPEELQTLVKEHQLENGEEVVTLLEDLERQIDILGRPVSARVHGHRVLWEEVVHSESAPEPPNTQLQSEATQHKSPVPQGSQERAMSTSQSPTPSQKGSSGDQEMTATLLTAGFQTLEKIEDMAVSLIREEWLLDPSQKDLSRDNRPENFRNVFSLGGETRNENRELASKQVISTGIQPHGETAAKCNGDIIRGLEHGEARDLLGRLERQRGNPTQERRHKCDECGKSFAQSSGLVRHWRIHTGEKPYQCNVCGKAFSYRSALLSHQDIHNKVKRYHCKECGKAFSQNTGLILHQRIHTGEKPYQCNQCGKAFSQSAGLILHQRIHSGERPYECNECGKAFSHSSHLIGHQRIHTGEKPYECDECGKTFRRSSHLIGHQRSHTGEKPYKCNECGRAFSQKSGLIEHQRIHTGERPYKCKECGKAFNGNTGLIQHLRIHTGEKPYQCNECGKAFIQRSSLIRHQRIHSGEKSESIGV